The window TCAACGGACCTGGACACCAACAGGACTCCCAGGCGAGGGGCTACATCGGCGGTGATGGGGAGCACACCTCGTTGAAGGGTGCGACTGTGATCGCCGACACGTTCGCCGTCGCCGGATTCGAGCCGAACACGCCCGGACGTCATCTGCTGGAAGGCGGCGAGAGCCGTGCGGTTTGGAGGCCGAACACGCCGTCCCGAGCGAGCTCGCCCCCTACGGAGCTGAGCCGGCGCTAGCCCGGCGACCGCTGAGCCTCGGTCGTCTGGGGCGAGCTCGGGATGGACCGACGTGTCCTGGCTGAGGACGACCCAGCGACCGTCGAAGCCTGCCACGGCCGAGCTGGGAGACCGGCTGATACCCATCAGGGTTACCGCGGACGCGAGGTCCACGACCATGAGCCGGGCGTTGGCGTCACCCGGTCGGAGCACGGTGGTGGCGAGCGTTGCACCGTCAGGGGAGAGCGGGCGTGTCAGATGTTCCGTGTGAGGGGCTGACCGAGCCCCGGGCTGTAGGTCGCCGCAGGGTTCCGGCACCGGGATTGCAGGTTCGTCGACGACCTGCCCAACCCGGTCCCGGAAGATGAGGGTCAGGTCGCTGTGCGCTTGTCGGACACCACCCTCGAGGCAGCGAAAGCCGACGTATCGACCGCCGCCGTGGGAGTCCGGACCAGCGCCTTCGTCTGTCCGCTCCACCCCGCGGCTCAGGGCGATCTCGTCCCCGGATCGGAGGTCGCGTCGCACGAGGTCGAACACGCCGTCTGATGGACACTCGGCCCCATGGCCTACGTACGCGACCGCGGGGCCTGGGCCAGCGCTGGCCGGGACGACGATCACATCAGCGTCGAGAACCATCCGCGGCTCGGTAGCGCCCGCCGCGAGCCACCCGCGACCGGCGCGCCACCTCCGGCGACACCTCGCCGGGCCCTGGGGGAACGGCCGGTCGTGCGCTACGGTCGGACTCGTCCGGAGCACGCCGTGGGGAAGCGTGCGCTTGCCCCGAGCCAACGAGGAAGACGGTGGCCTCGACCGATCGAGCTCACGCCCGCGTGCCGGAGCAGGAGCTGCGGCTGCGGCTGGCGGCCGAGCGGGACCGCCTCGAGCGGGCTGCCGGCCTCGGACCCCGGCCGGCGCACTACCGCCGGCCCACCGAGCGCCCCTTCACGCGGGAGCACCGGGAAGCTGCGCGCATCCTGTTCTTCGGGCTGACCGCCAAGCACGAGCGGCTCATCCAGGCGGCGCTGGGCGGCCTCGGCCACGACGCCGAGCCGCTGCCCACCCCCGACGTCGAGGCGTTCCAGGTGGGCAGGGAGTACGGCAACAACGGGCAGTGCAATCCCAACTACTTCACCGTGGGCAGCCTGGTGAAGCACTTGCAGGGCCTCGAGGACCGGGGGTCCACCCGCCAGCAGCTGATCGACCGCTACGTCATGGTGACCGCGGGGGCCTGCGGTCCGTGCCGGTTCGGCATGTACGAGTCGGAGTACCGCCTGGCGCTGCACAACGCCGGGTTCGACGGATTCCGGGTCGCCCTGTTCGACAAGGACTCCGGCCTGGACCAGGTCGGTCGAGGGGCCGGCATCGACTTCGGCGTGGACTTCTTCCTCGCGCTGCTCAACGCCATCGTCGTGGGGGACCTGCTCAACGACCTCAGCTACCAGATCCGGCCGTTTGAGGTCGTCCCCGGGGAGACCGACCGGGTGATGGCGGAGTGCCTGGACCGGGTGGGCGAGGTCTTTGGGGACGGTCCGGCGGCGCCCTCGCGATGGCTGCGCCGGGCGGCCTCGGCGGTGCCGGGCAGGCCCGGTCGAGCCGACCAGGTCGCCGCCGTCGTGGCCCAGCTGCGCGATCCACGGTTCGTCCGGGTCCTCGGCGAGGTCAGGGACCGGCTCGGCGAGGTGCGGGTCGACCGCACGAGGGTGCGACCGGTGGTGAAGGTCACCGGAGAGTTCTGGGCGCAGACCACGGAGGGCGACGGCAACTTCCGGATGTTCGAGTTCCTCGAACGCGAGGGGGCCCAGGTGGTCGTCGAGCCGATGAGCACCTGGATCACCTACCTGCTGGCCCAGACCAGGCAGCGCAACCTCGACCGGCGGGGGATCGGGCCTGATCGAGCCGTCCGCGCCCGGGGCGACTGGCTCGGCCGTCTCGTCGACGACGTCCGGGTCCGGCGCGCGAACGCGCCGCTGGGAGTCGCCGAGCGGGCCTTTGTCCGCGAGTGGGAGCGCTACCGGAAGGCCTTGGGCGGCCAGGCCCACCCGCTGGCGGACCAGTACGAGCTGCAGCGCATGGCGCACCCGTACTACAACACGCGCGCCGCCGGGGGCGAGGGCCACCTCGAGGTGGCCAAGAACCTCTACTACTCCACCCACGGGCTGTGCCACATGGTCGTGTCGCTCAAGCCGTTCGGCTGCATGCCGTCCACCCAGTCCGACGGGGTCCAGTCGGCGGTGACCAGCCACTATCCGGACATGGTGTACCTGCCGGTGGAGACGTCCGGCGAGGGGGAGGTCAACGCGCACAGCCGGGTGCAGATGGCCCTGGGCGACGCCCGCGCGAAGTGCAACGCGGAACTGGAGCAGGCGCTGCGGGACACCGGACTCGGCCTGGACGACGTGCGCGAGGTCGCGGCTCAGCGCCCGGTGCTGACGCGCGCGACCTACCGGGTTCCCCGCGTCCCCGGGGTGGCGGGGACCGCCGCGACGTTCACGCGGCACGTGGCCGACCTGGTGGGCACCGGGTGAGCCGGGTCGCGGTCGGTCTGGACGTCGGGTCCACGACCGTCAAGGCGGTCGTCGTCGACGCGGCGTCCGGCGAGCTGCTGTGGGCTCACTACCAGCGCCACGAGACCCGGCAGGCGGAGCTGGCGCTGGAGCTCCTGGACCGGATCGAGGAAGCCTTCCCGGCGGCCCTGGAGGAGCGCAGCCTCGCTATCACTGGCAGCGGTGGTGCCGTTCTGGCGCCGCACCTGGGCGCCCGGTTCGTGCAGGAGGTCACCGCGGTCGCCCTCGCCGTCGAGGAACGCCACCCCGGGGCCGGCTCCGTGGTCGAGCTTGGTGGGCAGGACGCCAAGATCATCATCTTCCGACGGGACGACCGGACCGGGCGGGCGACCAAGGTCGCCTCGATGAACGACAAGTGCGCGGGCGGAACCGGCGCGGTCCTGGACAAGATCGCCACCAAGCTGCGGATCGCCCCGGACGACCTGACCGCCATGTCGTACCGGGGTGTCAAGGTGCACCCGGTCGCCGGCAAGTGCGGGGTGTTCGCCGAGACCGACGTCAACTCGCTGCAGAAGCTCGGCGTGCCGGCCAGCGAGCTCATGGCCTCGGTGTTCGAGGCCATCGTCGGGCAGAACCTGTCGGTCCTCACCCGCGGCAACACGCTGCGCCCCGAGGTGCTGCTGCTCGGTGGTCCGCACGTCTACCTGCCGGGGCTGGTGGATGCCTGGCGGCACAACATCGGGCGGCTGTGGGACGAGCGCGGGGTCATCGTCGACGACGAGCTCGACGCGGTGATCCGGGTTCCGGAGCACGCGCTGTACTTCGCCGCACTCGGCGCGGTCGAGCTGGGGCGTCGAGAGCCGGCCGGGGCGGTCCGCTACCGCGGCACGGGGCCGCTGCGGGAGTACGTCGAGGTGGGCCGGCTGGCGGAGAAGGCGAGGTCCGGGAGCCGGGCGCTGTCCGCCGACGACGAGGAGCTCGCGGCCTTCCTGGACCGCTACCGGCGCCCGGCGTTCACCCCACCACAGGTGCGGGCGGGGGAGGTGGTCGAGGCGTTCGTCGGGTTGGACGGCGGTTCCACCTCCACCAAGGCGGTGCTGCTGGCGGCGGACCGGTCGGTGCTCGCCAAGGCCTACCAGCTGTCCAAGGGCAACCCGATCGAGGACACCAAGGACGTCCTGTCCCGGCTGGAGGAGCAGATCGTCGGTCAGGGGGCCACCCTTCGGGTGCTCGGCGTCGGCACGACGGGGTACGCCAAGGACGTGCTGCGTGAGGCGCTGGGGGCGGACGTCGCGCTGGTGGAGACCGTGGCCCACACCCAGTCCGCGGTGCACTCCTACGGGGACGTGGACGTCATCTGCGACGTCGGCGGCCAGGACATCAAGATCATCATCCTGAAGAACGGCCAGGTGACCGACTTCCGGCTCAACACCCAGTGCTCTGCCGGCAACGGGTTCTTCCTGCAGTCGACGGCCGAGCTGTTCGGGGTGCCGGTAGACCAATACGCCGAGACCGCCTTCACCGCCGAACGGATGCCAACCTTCGGGTACGGCTGCGCGGTGTTCCTCCAGTCCGACATCGTCGGCTTCCAGCGCCAGGGCTGGCAGCCGGGAGAGATCATGGCGGGGCTGGCTGCGGTCCTGCCCAAGAACATCTGGCTGTACGTGGCGCAGATGCCCAACCTGCCGGGGCTGGGCCGCACCTTCGTGCTGCAGGGCGGCACCCAGCACAACCTCGCGGCGGTGAAGGCGCAGGTCGACTTCATCGAGGCCCGGTTCCGGGGCGAGGCGGACCGGCCCCGAGTGGTGGTGCACGAGCACTGCGGGGAGTCCGGGGCGATCGGCAGCGCGCTCGAGGCCATCCGGCTGTGGGAGGCAGGACACCGGACGACATTCGTCGGCCTTCCCGCCGTCCGCTCGCTCACCTACCAGACCAACCGCGGCGAGGACACCCGCTGCTCCTTCTGCAAGAACGCCTGCTTGCGGACCTTCATCGACGTGACGGTCGATCCCGCGCCGTCGGTTGGGAGAGTGTCGGTCGATGTCACGACCCGCTCCCGGCGCATCGTGGTCGGCAACTCCTGCGACCGCGGAGGCGTCGAGGACGTCGCCGTGATGCGGTCCATCAAGAAGGGGATGGATTCGGCCAAGGCCGCGTACCCGAACTTCGCCGAGCTGGCCGGGAAGGGGGTGTGGCGCTCCCGGCGGCCTCTTGTCGTCGCCGATCCCCCTGACACCGGCCGAATGACAGCGCGCCGAGCCCACCGCAACCAGTTGCTCGCAACGCGGGCCGGCCTGCGCATCGGGATCCCGCGCGCGCTGAACATGTACTCGGCGAACCCCTTCTTCTCCGCCTACTTCGAGTCTCTCGGGGTGCCGGCCCGCAACCTCGTCTACTCCAGTTTCACCAGCGACCGCCTCTACAGCGAGGGGGTCCGGCGGGCGTCGATCGATCCCTGCTTCCCGAGCAAGCTCGGCATCCCGCACGTGCACGACCTGCTCGTCGTGCACCATCGTCGGCACCCGCTCGACCTGGTGTTCTTCCCGATGATCGACGCGCTTCCCGCGGCACTACCGGGAACCGTGTCGTCCCGGGCGTGCGCCGCCGTGACCGCCACCCCCGAGGCCGTGAAGGCCGCGTTCATCAAGGAAGGTGACCTCTTCGCCGAGGCGGGCGTGCGCTACCTGGACCCCATCGTCGACCTCAGCGACGAACGTCTGTGCGAGCGCCAGATGTACCTCGCCTTCGTCGACGTCCTAGGCCTCACGCCGCAGGAGAACGAGCGGGCCGTGCGCGCCGGGTTTGCCGAGCTGGCCGCCTTCTGGGCCGAGCTGAGCCAGCAGGCCGGCGAGGTGCTCGATGAGCTGGAAGAGACCGACCGGATCGGGGTGGTCCTGCTGGGTCGGCCGTACCACGGCGACCCCGGGATCAACCACGGGATCCTCGACGACCTGCAGCGGGCGGGCTACCCGGTCTTCACCGCCGACACCCTGCCCACGGACGCCGACCTGCTCGACCGCCTCTTCGGCGCGGAGGTACACGAGGGCGCGATCGCCTCGCCCTTCGACCTGTCCGACGTGTGGAAGCACTCGTACTCGGAGAACACCTCGCGCAAGTTGTGGGCCGCCAAGGTCGCCGCCCGGCACCCCAACCTCGTCGCGGTCGAGCTGTCAAGCTTCAAGTGCGGCCACGACGCGCCCGTGTACTCCACGGTGCAACGGATCGTTCAGGACTCCGGCACCCCCTACTTCTGCTTCAAGGACATCGACGAGAACAAGCCCGCGAGCTCGATCCGGCTGCGGATCGAGACCATCGCGTACTTCCTGGAGCGCTACCGCAACGAGGTCGTGCTGCCCCGGCGGCAGCGCCGTGACGAAGTGGAGCGGCAGCTGGCCGAGTTCGAGGTGCGGCTCAGAGCGGAGCTGGGCCTGGTTCCGAGCCCCGGCTGACGTCGGCCGCCCGCGTGACCAACTCCACCGGATGACTGGCGCCCTGGACGGGGTTGGAGTTGACCCGCTCGGGGACACCTAGTGACTGCGGACCTGGGTTAGGCCGCAGCTGCTTGTGCAGTGTGTCGTGCTTCGAACTGTGCTGGCGAGATCTGGCCGAGGGCGGAGTGGCGTGAGGACCTTGTTGAATGCCGTGGTGGCGCGCACGCGTCGTTCCTGTCACGAGGCTTGGGTTGGCTTGGCAGCTCCGAAACCAAGGCAGCCGACGCGTTCACGTCCCGCGCCGGGACCATCCCAGGGCCAGACGCCTTACAGATCAAGCACGAGACCGCCGTTCCGCGGCGGCGCCAGCCCACGGGAAGCCGAGGAGTCCCAACTTCCGCGCGCCGCCGACAATGGTCCGTCGACATCTTGGACTCACGCCGGGACGATCTGGGTTCAGTCCCCCCATAGCAGTTCAGGGCATTCCGCCTCTGCCCACGCTCTCGATCTGAGATGGACCAGCAGGGCAGGAGGTCTCAAATTCTTCGGGATTCCGGAAGACCTGTCGGAGACGTGCCGCAAGTTGACAAGGTCGACCGGCGCATCGGGATTCCGGGGTATGGCGGAGCCCGTCGAGCAGCCGGACTCGCGTGACGTGGCTCGCGACCATGGCTGAGGCGACCGTGGCAAGCGTCCTAGCGCTGTGATGGCTGGGAACATCGGCACTCACGTCGCGGAAGGCGAAGAGCCGAAGGCGCCTTGCGCTTGCGAGCGCCTGTTCGAGGAGCTGGCCTGGCGTCTCACCCTCTTCCGGGGCCGCTCGTCGATGCAGCGGCTCCACAGATGCCACCCGATCGATCAGTGCGTGGCCGTCAGCGTCACGGTCCCAGACGAATTGAACGGATACAGCGGCTGTGGCGAGGTGTCCGGCGATGGTGCGCAGCATGGCGGCCTTGCCGTGATCGGTCTCGGAGAGTTTGGTGGCGATGGAGTTAGCCATCGGCGCGAGCTGTTCCGCGTATCCGGGAGCAGTGGCGAGGAGCTGGTGACGTGCCGAGGCTGTCCTGAGCGGGGCAGCCTCGGGGGTGCGGTCGACCGGTCCACCGCTGGTGAGATCTGTGTGGGTCGCTAACAGGTCTCGGCTGGCACCGAGGACGGTGCGTCTGGCCAGCAGGC of the Actinomycetes bacterium genome contains:
- a CDS encoding BadF/BadG/BcrA/BcrD ATPase family protein, with amino-acid sequence MSRVAVGLDVGSTTVKAVVVDAASGELLWAHYQRHETRQAELALELLDRIEEAFPAALEERSLAITGSGGAVLAPHLGARFVQEVTAVALAVEERHPGAGSVVELGGQDAKIIIFRRDDRTGRATKVASMNDKCAGGTGAVLDKIATKLRIAPDDLTAMSYRGVKVHPVAGKCGVFAETDVNSLQKLGVPASELMASVFEAIVGQNLSVLTRGNTLRPEVLLLGGPHVYLPGLVDAWRHNIGRLWDERGVIVDDELDAVIRVPEHALYFAALGAVELGRREPAGAVRYRGTGPLREYVEVGRLAEKARSGSRALSADDEELAAFLDRYRRPAFTPPQVRAGEVVEAFVGLDGGSTSTKAVLLAADRSVLAKAYQLSKGNPIEDTKDVLSRLEEQIVGQGATLRVLGVGTTGYAKDVLREALGADVALVETVAHTQSAVHSYGDVDVICDVGGQDIKIIILKNGQVTDFRLNTQCSAGNGFFLQSTAELFGVPVDQYAETAFTAERMPTFGYGCAVFLQSDIVGFQRQGWQPGEIMAGLAAVLPKNIWLYVAQMPNLPGLGRTFVLQGGTQHNLAAVKAQVDFIEARFRGEADRPRVVVHEHCGESGAIGSALEAIRLWEAGHRTTFVGLPAVRSLTYQTNRGEDTRCSFCKNACLRTFIDVTVDPAPSVGRVSVDVTTRSRRIVVGNSCDRGGVEDVAVMRSIKKGMDSAKAAYPNFAELAGKGVWRSRRPLVVADPPDTGRMTARRAHRNQLLATRAGLRIGIPRALNMYSANPFFSAYFESLGVPARNLVYSSFTSDRLYSEGVRRASIDPCFPSKLGIPHVHDLLVVHHRRHPLDLVFFPMIDALPAALPGTVSSRACAAVTATPEAVKAAFIKEGDLFAEAGVRYLDPIVDLSDERLCERQMYLAFVDVLGLTPQENERAVRAGFAELAAFWAELSQQAGEVLDELEETDRIGVVLLGRPYHGDPGINHGILDDLQRAGYPVFTADTLPTDADLLDRLFGAEVHEGAIASPFDLSDVWKHSYSENTSRKLWAAKVAARHPNLVAVELSSFKCGHDAPVYSTVQRIVQDSGTPYFCFKDIDENKPASSIRLRIETIAYFLERYRNEVVLPRRQRRDEVERQLAEFEVRLRAELGLVPSPG
- a CDS encoding activator of (R)-2-hydroxyglutaryl-CoA dehydratase, producing the protein MASTDRAHARVPEQELRLRLAAERDRLERAAGLGPRPAHYRRPTERPFTREHREAARILFFGLTAKHERLIQAALGGLGHDAEPLPTPDVEAFQVGREYGNNGQCNPNYFTVGSLVKHLQGLEDRGSTRQQLIDRYVMVTAGACGPCRFGMYESEYRLALHNAGFDGFRVALFDKDSGLDQVGRGAGIDFGVDFFLALLNAIVVGDLLNDLSYQIRPFEVVPGETDRVMAECLDRVGEVFGDGPAAPSRWLRRAASAVPGRPGRADQVAAVVAQLRDPRFVRVLGEVRDRLGEVRVDRTRVRPVVKVTGEFWAQTTEGDGNFRMFEFLEREGAQVVVEPMSTWITYLLAQTRQRNLDRRGIGPDRAVRARGDWLGRLVDDVRVRRANAPLGVAERAFVREWERYRKALGGQAHPLADQYELQRMAHPYYNTRAAGGEGHLEVAKNLYYSTHGLCHMVVSLKPFGCMPSTQSDGVQSAVTSHYPDMVYLPVETSGEGEVNAHSRVQMALGDARAKCNAELEQALRDTGLGLDDVREVAAQRPVLTRATYRVPRVPGVAGTAATFTRHVADLVGTG